One Triticum dicoccoides isolate Atlit2015 ecotype Zavitan chromosome 5B, WEW_v2.0, whole genome shotgun sequence genomic window carries:
- the LOC119307102 gene encoding phytoene synthase 2, chloroplastic-like, which yields MAGSSAVYTSCRPHARAFLLPADQRGGLLPAAAWRRGGAAPRASLVAARTATEEAVYEVVLRQAALVEDLQGRRAAREAEAGRRRWRDEQVEQEGDAELGWGLLGDAYDRCGEVCAEYAKTFYLGTQLMTPERRKAVWAIYVWCRRTDELVDGPNSSYITPKALDRWEKRLEDLFEGRPYDMYDAALSDTASKFPIDIQPFRDMIEGMRLDLWKSRYRTFDELYLYCYYVAGTVGLMTVPVMGIAPDSKASAESVYNAALALGIANQLTNILRDVGEDSRRGRIYLPLDELAQAGLTEEDIFRGKVTDKWRRFMKGQIQRARLFFDEAEKGVMHLDSASRWPVLASLWLYRQILDAIEANDYNNFTKRAYVGKAKKFLSLPAAYARAALSP from the exons ATGGCGGGATCCTCCGCCGTGTACACCTCCTGCAGGCCGCACGCGCGCGCCTTCCTCCTGCCCGCCGACCAGCGGGGCGGCCTGCTCCCGGCCGCGGCGtggaggcggggcggcgcggcgccgaGGGCGAGCCTGGTGGCGGCGCGGACGGCGACGGAGGAGGCGGTGTACGAGGTGGTGCTGCGGCAGGCCGCGCTGGTGGAGGACCTGCAGGGGCGCCGGGCGGCGCGGGAGGCGGAGGCCGGCAGGCGCCGGTGGCGGGACGAGCAGGTGGAGCAGGAGGGCGACGCCGAGCTCGGCTGGGGCCTCCTCGGCGACGCCTACGACCGCTGCGGCGAGGTCTGCGCCGAGTACGCCAAGACCTTCTACCTCG GCACACAGCTTATGACTCCTGAAAGGCGCAAAGCTGTTTGGGCAATTTATG TATGGTGCAGGAGAACTGATGAGCTAGTGGATGGCCCTAACTCGTCTTACATCACGCCCAAGGCGCTCGATCGGTGGGAGAAGAGATTGGAGGATCTCTTCGAAGGCCGCCCGTATGATATGTATGACGCAGCCCTCTCAGACACGGCGTCAAAGTTTCCAATTGATATCCAG CCATTCAGAGACATGATTGAAGGGATGAGGCTCGACCTTTGGAAATCGAGGTATAGGACCTTTGACGAGCTTTACCTCTACTGCTACTACGTCGCTGGCACTGTCGGTCTCATGACGGTACCGGTGATGGGGATTGCTCCGGACTCAAAGGCCTCAGCAGAGAGCGTGTACAATGCCGCACTGGCCCTTGGCATTGCCAACCAGCTCACAAACATCCTCCGAGATGTAGGAGAAGA CTCGAGGAGGGGGAGAATATACCTTCCACTGGACGAGCTGGCACAGGCGGGCCTGACAGAGGAGGACATATTCAGAGGGAAAGTGACGGATAAATGGAGGAGGTTCATGAAGGGCCAAATCCAGCGTGCCAGGCTCTTCTTCGATGAGGCCGAGAAGGGCGTCATGCATCTGGACTCCGCGAGCAGATGGCCG GTCCTGGCTTCGCTGTGGCTGTACAGGCAGATCCTTGACGCCATCGAGGCGAACGACTACAATAACTTCACCAAGCGTGCGTACGTGGGCAAGGCGAAGAAGTTCCTGTCGTTGCCGGCTGCGTACGCGAGGGCGGCTCTTTCGCCATGA